In Streptomyces nojiriensis, one genomic interval encodes:
- a CDS encoding type I polyketide synthase, which yields MANEAKLREYLKKVTTDLDEAYGRLRDIESQAHEPIAITAMSCRFPGGVSSPEELWDLLATGGDALTEFPTDRGWDLDHLFSDDPDGQGTSTTREGGFLSAASAFDAQFFGISPREAMAMDPQQRLLLETSWEAFERAGIDPNLLRGSQCGVFVGMNGSDYLTPLLEAAEDYAGHLGTGNASSVLSGRLSYTFGLEGPAVTVDTACSASLVALHLAAQALRAGECSLAVAGGVHVMSTPGLFVEFSKQRGLSSDGRCKAFAAGADGFGPAEGVGVLLLERLSDARKNGRPVLAVVRGSAINQDGASNGLTAPNGPSQQRVIRQALANARLSADQVDVVEAHGTGTSLGDPIEAQALLATYGQDRPAEQPLLLGSVKSNIGHTQAAAGVAGVIKMVLAMRHGVLPQSLHIDEPSPHVDWESGTVALLTEQTAWPETTHPRRAGVSSFGFSGTNAHVIVEQAPEAEADAAETDVRSGMPVVPWVLSGKSAGALRGQAERLAGWLAGVPGVDPVDVGWSLASTRAGLDHRAVVFGDHVAGVAAVASGSLATSVVTGSVVGGKTAFVFPGQGSQWLGMAAGLLDASPVFAARVGECAKALEPFTDWSLTDVLRGVEGAPSLDRVDVVQPALFAVMVSLAEVWRAAGVRPGAVIGHSQGEIAAACVAGILSLEDAARVVALRSQAIGRVLAGLGGMVSVPLPAKEVRERIASWGEERISVAAVNGPSSVVVSGEVQALEELLAACEADGVRAKRIAVDYASHSAQVELLREELDTLLAPIVPQSAEVPFLSTVTGEWVNGTELDAGYWFRNLRQTVELEQATRTLLEQGFGVFVESSPHPVLTVGMQETVEDAGREAAILGSLRRNEGGLERFWLSLGEAYVRGVAVDWDAVFAGTGAQRVDLPTYAFQSQRFWPEAAPVEAGEVPAESVIDARFWDAVEREDVTALAEALAFDTPDAVHSLGTVLPGLSSWRRQSREQSTVDGWRYRVTWKQQADAASKPRLSGSWLVVVPEAGAGDTAAAVLRTLADRGAEVRTVTVAADAAGWEALTAALKAATDGAPVPAGVLSLLALGDDGAFAAGLALSQALGDAEVAAPLWCVTRGAVAAGRTDRIADPDQALIWGLGRVASMEQGGRWGGLIDLPGTEHAVDDRTLDRLAGVLAGDAAEDQVALRASGLFVRRLVRARLAETPAVREWRPAGTTLVTGGTGVVGAQVARWLAENGAEHLLLASRRGADAPGADGLRDELTALGAQVTLAACDVGDRDALADLLASVPADQPLTAVIHAAAVVDDGVIETLAPEQVAAVLRVKVDATRHLHELTRDLDLSAFVLFSSFAATFGAPGQGNQAPGNAFLDAFAEYRRAAGLPATSLAWGPWGSAAGDDSAAGDRMRRHGIIAMAPERTLASLRHALDRDETTLTLVDMDWKRFTLAFTADRPRPLLLELPEARRVIESAERESTEDLAGGVPLSTQLAGLPDVEQERLLLDLVRTAVAAVLGHADLTAVEAGRAFKELGFDSLTSVELRNRLGAVSGLKLPASLVFDHPTPAAVAAFLRAGIVPDAVAGGAPLLEELDKLEAVLERGTADNVVRARVTMRLQSLLAKWNDSDDPAGRHSGTTAADGPATGIGPDGEAGAPDAARDEAEQLQDASDEELFAFINEGLGRY from the coding sequence GTGGCGAACGAAGCAAAGCTCCGCGAATACCTCAAGAAGGTCACGACGGATCTCGATGAGGCGTACGGACGTCTTCGGGACATCGAGAGCCAGGCACACGAGCCCATCGCCATCACGGCCATGAGTTGCCGTTTCCCCGGCGGCGTGAGCTCTCCCGAAGAACTGTGGGACCTGCTGGCCACCGGCGGCGACGCCCTCACCGAATTCCCCACGGACCGCGGCTGGGACCTGGACCACCTTTTCTCCGACGACCCCGACGGCCAGGGCACCTCGACCACCCGCGAGGGCGGGTTCCTCAGCGCCGCCTCCGCGTTCGACGCCCAGTTCTTCGGGATCTCCCCGCGCGAGGCCATGGCGATGGACCCGCAGCAGCGGCTGCTCCTGGAGACCTCCTGGGAGGCGTTCGAGCGGGCCGGCATCGACCCGAACCTGTTGCGCGGCAGCCAGTGCGGCGTGTTCGTCGGCATGAACGGCTCGGACTACCTCACCCCGCTCCTGGAGGCGGCCGAGGACTACGCCGGCCACCTCGGCACCGGCAACGCCTCCAGCGTGCTGTCCGGGCGGCTCTCCTACACCTTCGGCCTCGAAGGCCCCGCCGTCACCGTCGACACCGCCTGCTCGGCCTCGCTCGTCGCCCTCCACCTCGCGGCGCAGGCGCTGCGGGCCGGGGAATGCTCGCTGGCCGTCGCGGGCGGCGTGCACGTGATGTCCACCCCCGGGCTCTTCGTGGAGTTCAGCAAGCAGCGCGGACTGTCCTCGGACGGCCGCTGCAAGGCGTTCGCGGCGGGAGCCGACGGCTTCGGCCCGGCGGAGGGCGTGGGCGTCCTGCTCCTGGAGCGGCTCTCCGACGCGCGCAAGAACGGGCGTCCGGTGCTGGCCGTGGTCCGGGGCTCCGCGATCAACCAGGACGGTGCGAGCAACGGCCTGACGGCGCCGAACGGTCCCTCGCAGCAGCGCGTGATCCGCCAGGCCCTGGCCAACGCCCGGCTGTCCGCCGATCAGGTGGACGTGGTGGAGGCGCACGGCACGGGCACGTCGCTGGGCGACCCGATCGAGGCGCAGGCGCTGCTGGCGACCTACGGGCAGGACCGCCCGGCCGAGCAGCCGCTGCTGCTGGGGTCGGTGAAGTCGAACATCGGGCACACGCAGGCCGCGGCCGGCGTGGCCGGTGTGATCAAGATGGTGCTGGCCATGCGGCACGGGGTGCTCCCGCAGAGCCTCCACATCGACGAGCCGTCGCCCCACGTGGACTGGGAGTCCGGCACGGTCGCGCTGCTCACGGAGCAGACGGCATGGCCCGAGACGACGCACCCGCGTCGTGCGGGTGTGTCGTCGTTCGGGTTCAGTGGGACGAACGCGCATGTGATCGTGGAGCAGGCGCCGGAGGCGGAGGCGGACGCGGCTGAGACTGACGTTCGCTCTGGGATGCCGGTGGTGCCGTGGGTGCTGTCGGGCAAGAGTGCGGGGGCGTTGCGGGGTCAGGCGGAGCGGCTCGCTGGTTGGCTGGCGGGTGTGCCGGGTGTGGATCCGGTGGATGTGGGCTGGTCGTTGGCGTCGACGCGTGCGGGTCTGGATCACCGGGCGGTCGTTTTTGGTGATCATGTGGCTGGTGTGGCCGCGGTGGCGTCGGGTTCGCTGGCCACCAGTGTGGTGACCGGGTCGGTGGTCGGGGGCAAGACGGCGTTCGTGTTCCCGGGTCAGGGCTCGCAGTGGCTGGGCATGGCGGCGGGGCTGCTGGATGCCTCACCCGTGTTCGCCGCGCGGGTGGGGGAGTGCGCGAAGGCGCTGGAGCCGTTCACGGACTGGTCGTTGACCGACGTTCTGCGCGGTGTCGAGGGTGCACCTTCCCTTGACCGGGTGGATGTCGTGCAGCCGGCGCTGTTCGCGGTGATGGTGTCGCTGGCCGAGGTGTGGCGTGCGGCGGGCGTGCGTCCGGGTGCGGTGATCGGGCACTCGCAGGGCGAGATCGCGGCCGCCTGCGTCGCCGGGATCCTCTCCCTCGAGGACGCGGCCCGGGTCGTGGCCCTGCGGAGTCAGGCCATCGGCCGTGTGCTGGCGGGGCTGGGCGGCATGGTCTCCGTGCCGCTGCCGGCGAAGGAGGTCCGGGAGCGGATCGCGTCGTGGGGTGAGGAGCGGATCTCCGTCGCCGCTGTCAACGGCCCCTCGTCGGTGGTGGTGTCGGGTGAGGTCCAGGCGCTGGAGGAGCTTCTTGCTGCCTGTGAGGCGGACGGGGTTCGTGCCAAGCGGATCGCCGTGGACTACGCCTCCCACTCCGCTCAGGTGGAGCTGCTCCGCGAGGAGCTCGACACCCTCCTCGCTCCGATCGTCCCCCAGTCGGCGGAGGTTCCGTTCCTCTCCACGGTCACCGGGGAGTGGGTCAACGGAACCGAGCTGGATGCCGGTTACTGGTTCCGCAACCTGCGTCAGACGGTGGAGCTGGAGCAGGCGACTCGCACCCTCCTTGAGCAGGGTTTCGGTGTGTTCGTCGAGTCGAGTCCGCACCCGGTGTTGACGGTCGGCATGCAGGAGACCGTCGAGGACGCGGGCCGCGAAGCCGCGATCCTGGGTTCCCTGCGCCGTAACGAAGGCGGTCTGGAGCGTTTCTGGCTCTCCCTCGGCGAGGCCTATGTGCGTGGTGTGGCCGTCGACTGGGACGCCGTCTTCGCCGGTACCGGCGCGCAGCGCGTGGACCTGCCGACCTATGCCTTCCAGTCGCAGCGGTTCTGGCCCGAGGCCGCGCCGGTCGAAGCCGGTGAAGTGCCCGCGGAGAGCGTGATCGACGCCCGCTTCTGGGACGCCGTCGAACGCGAGGACGTCACGGCCCTGGCCGAGGCTCTGGCTTTTGACACCCCCGACGCCGTCCATTCGCTGGGCACGGTGCTGCCCGGCCTGTCCTCCTGGCGGCGGCAGAGCCGTGAGCAGTCCACGGTCGACGGCTGGCGCTACCGGGTCACGTGGAAGCAGCAGGCCGATGCCGCGTCCAAGCCCCGGCTCTCGGGATCCTGGCTCGTGGTCGTGCCCGAGGCCGGGGCCGGTGACACGGCCGCCGCTGTCCTTCGTACGCTCGCCGACCGCGGCGCGGAGGTCCGTACCGTCACCGTGGCCGCCGACGCGGCCGGCTGGGAAGCGCTGACCGCCGCCCTGAAGGCCGCCACGGACGGGGCGCCCGTCCCCGCCGGGGTGCTGTCCCTCCTCGCCCTCGGCGACGACGGCGCCTTTGCCGCCGGGCTCGCGCTCTCCCAGGCCCTCGGCGACGCCGAGGTGGCCGCGCCGCTGTGGTGCGTCACCCGCGGCGCGGTCGCCGCCGGGCGGACCGACCGGATCGCGGACCCGGACCAGGCGCTCATCTGGGGCCTCGGCCGCGTCGCCTCCATGGAGCAGGGGGGCCGTTGGGGCGGCCTGATCGACCTGCCCGGCACGGAACACGCCGTGGACGACCGGACCCTCGACCGGCTGGCCGGGGTCCTCGCCGGGGACGCCGCCGAGGACCAGGTGGCCCTGCGGGCCTCGGGGCTCTTCGTACGACGTCTCGTACGGGCCCGGCTGGCCGAGACCCCCGCGGTGCGCGAGTGGCGTCCGGCCGGGACGACGCTGGTCACCGGTGGTACGGGCGTCGTCGGTGCGCAGGTGGCGCGCTGGCTGGCCGAGAACGGCGCCGAGCACCTGCTGCTCGCCAGCCGTCGCGGGGCCGACGCGCCCGGCGCGGACGGGCTGCGCGACGAACTGACCGCGCTCGGCGCCCAGGTCACGCTCGCCGCCTGCGACGTCGGCGACCGCGACGCCCTCGCCGACCTCCTCGCCTCCGTCCCCGCCGACCAGCCGCTCACCGCGGTGATCCACGCCGCGGCGGTCGTCGACGACGGGGTCATCGAGACGCTCGCGCCCGAGCAGGTGGCCGCCGTCCTACGGGTCAAGGTGGACGCGACGCGGCACCTGCACGAACTGACCCGCGACCTCGACCTGTCCGCGTTCGTCCTCTTCTCCTCCTTCGCCGCCACCTTCGGCGCCCCCGGCCAGGGCAACCAGGCACCCGGCAACGCGTTCCTCGACGCCTTCGCCGAGTACCGGCGCGCCGCCGGGCTGCCCGCCACCTCCCTCGCCTGGGGCCCCTGGGGCAGCGCGGCCGGGGACGACAGCGCGGCGGGCGACCGGATGCGCCGCCACGGCATCATCGCGATGGCGCCCGAGCGGACCCTGGCATCGCTCCGGCACGCCCTGGACCGCGACGAGACCACGCTGACCCTGGTCGACATGGACTGGAAGCGGTTCACCCTCGCCTTCACCGCCGACCGGCCGCGGCCGCTGCTCCTGGAGCTCCCCGAGGCCCGGCGCGTCATCGAGAGCGCGGAACGGGAGTCCACCGAGGACCTGGCCGGGGGAGTGCCGCTCAGCACGCAGCTCGCCGGGCTGCCCGACGTCGAGCAGGAGCGCCTGCTGCTCGACCTGGTCCGTACGGCCGTGGCCGCCGTCCTCGGGCACGCCGACCTCACGGCCGTCGAGGCCGGGCGGGCCTTCAAGGAGCTGGGCTTCGACTCCCTCACCTCCGTCGAGCTGCGCAACCGCCTGGGCGCGGTGAGCGGCCTGAAGCTGCCGGCCAGCCTGGTCTTCGACCACCCCACCCCCGCCGCCGTCGCCGCATTCCTGCGCGCCGGGATCGTGCCCGACGCCGTGGCGGGAGGGGCCCCGCTGCTGGAGGAGCTCGACAAGCTGGAGGCCGTACTCGAACGCGGCACCGCCGACAACGTCGTACGGGCCCGGGTGACGATGCGGCTCCAGTCGCTGCTGGCCAAGTGGAACGACAGTGACGACCCGGCCGGGCGGCACTCCGGCACGACCGCCGCGGACGGCCCCGCAACCGGCATCGGCCCCGACGGCGAGGCCGGCGCACCGGACGCCGCCCGCGACGAGGCGGAGCAGCTCCAGGACGCCAGCGACGAGGAGCTTTTCGCGTTCATCAATGAGGGCCTCGGACGTTATTGA